A single region of the Pseudomonas mandelii genome encodes:
- the wrbA gene encoding NAD(P)H:quinone oxidoreductase yields the protein MSAPYILVLYYSRSGSTNEMARQIARGVEQAGMEARLRTVPPISTECEAVSPDIPDEGALYASLDDLKHCAGLAMGSPTRFGNMAAPLKYFLDGTSNLWLTGALVGKPAGVFTSTASLHGGQETTLLSMMLPLLHHGMLITGLPYSESALLETRGGGTPYGASHHAGADGKSGLNEHEVALCRALGLRLAKTAQKLGN from the coding sequence GTGAGCGCGCCGTACATTCTGGTTCTGTATTACAGCCGCAGCGGCTCGACCAATGAAATGGCCCGGCAAATTGCCCGTGGCGTCGAGCAGGCCGGGATGGAAGCGCGCTTGCGCACGGTGCCGCCGATCTCCACCGAATGCGAAGCCGTGTCGCCGGACATCCCCGATGAAGGCGCGCTGTACGCCAGCCTCGACGACCTGAAGCACTGCGCGGGCCTGGCCATGGGCAGTCCGACCCGGTTCGGCAACATGGCCGCGCCGCTCAAGTACTTCCTCGACGGCACCAGCAATCTTTGGCTGACGGGGGCGCTGGTGGGCAAACCGGCCGGGGTATTCACCTCCACCGCAAGCCTGCACGGTGGTCAGGAAACCACGCTGCTGTCGATGATGTTGCCGTTGCTGCACCACGGCATGCTGATTACCGGCCTGCCGTATAGCGAATCGGCCCTGCTGGAAACCCGGGGCGGCGGCACGCCGTATGGCGCCAGTCATCACGCCGGGGCGGATGGCAAAAGCGGTTTGAACGAACATGAAGTCGCGCTGTGCCGGGCCTTGGGCCTGCGTCTGGCGAAGACTGCGCAGAAACTGGGGAACTGA
- the ttcA gene encoding tRNA 2-thiocytidine(32) synthetase TtcA, with protein sequence MGTLTVNQNKLQKRLRRQAGEAVADFNMIEDGDKVMVCLSGGKDSYTMLDVLLHLQKVAPIKFEIVAVNMDQKQPGFPEHVLPAYLKTLGIEYHIVEKDTYSVVKELIPEGKTTCSLCSRLRRGTLYTFADEIGATKMALGHHRDDIVETFFLNMFFNGSLKAMPPKLRADDGRNVVIRPLAYCNEKDIQAYSDFKQFPIIPCNLCGSQENLQRQVVKDMLQEWERKTPGRTESIFRSLQNVQPSQLADRNLFDFTSLKIDETAASRFVNVVNL encoded by the coding sequence ATGGGCACTCTCACGGTCAACCAGAACAAACTGCAAAAGCGCCTTCGCCGTCAGGCGGGTGAGGCTGTTGCCGATTTCAACATGATTGAAGACGGCGACAAGGTCATGGTCTGTCTGTCCGGTGGCAAGGACAGCTACACCATGCTCGACGTGCTCTTGCACTTGCAGAAGGTCGCTCCGATCAAGTTCGAGATCGTGGCCGTGAACATGGACCAGAAACAGCCAGGCTTCCCTGAACACGTGTTGCCGGCCTATCTGAAAACGCTGGGCATCGAGTACCACATTGTCGAGAAAGACACTTACTCGGTGGTCAAGGAGCTGATCCCGGAAGGCAAGACCACCTGCTCGTTGTGCTCGCGCCTGCGTCGCGGCACGCTCTACACCTTTGCCGACGAAATCGGCGCGACCAAAATGGCCCTCGGTCACCACCGCGACGACATCGTCGAGACGTTCTTCCTTAATATGTTCTTCAACGGTTCGCTCAAGGCCATGCCGCCGAAGCTGCGCGCCGACGACGGCCGCAACGTGGTGATCCGGCCGCTGGCCTACTGCAACGAAAAAGACATTCAGGCCTACTCGGACTTCAAGCAATTCCCGATCATCCCGTGCAATCTCTGCGGCTCCCAGGAAAACCTGCAACGTCAGGTGGTCAAGGACATGCTGCAAGAGTGGGAACGCAAGACCCCGGGCCGCACCGAAAGCATTTTCCGCAGCTTGCAGAACGTGCAACCGTCGCAACTGGCGGACCGTAACCTGTTCGACTTCACCAGCCTCAAGATCGACGAAACCGCCGCCTCGCGGTTCGTCAACGTGGTCAACCTCTAA
- a CDS encoding 2-hydroxyacid dehydrogenase: MRTILFSSQTYDRDSFLGTELPAGIELHFQSARLSLDTVALAEHHEVVCAFINDDLSAPVLERLAAGGTRLIALRSAGYNHVDLAAAKRLGLSIVRVPAYSPHAVAEHAVALILALNRRLHRAYNRTREGDFSLHGLTGFDLVGKTVGVVGTGQIGATFAKIMNGFGCRLLAYDPYPNPQVEALGARYLSLPQLLAVSQIISLHCPLNEQSKHLINRESLAHLQPGAMLINTGRGGLVDTPALIDALKDGQLGYLGLDVYEEEAQLFFEDRSDLPLQDDVLARLLTFPNVIITAHQAFLTREALDAIATTTLQNIAAWAAGTPQNQVEG, encoded by the coding sequence ATGCGCACGATTCTTTTCAGCAGCCAGACCTACGACCGTGACAGTTTTCTGGGCACCGAGCTGCCTGCCGGTATCGAGCTGCACTTTCAATCGGCGCGGCTGAGCCTCGATACGGTGGCGCTGGCGGAGCATCACGAGGTGGTCTGCGCGTTCATCAATGATGACTTGAGCGCGCCGGTGCTGGAACGTCTGGCAGCGGGCGGCACACGCTTGATCGCCCTGCGCTCGGCCGGTTACAACCATGTCGATCTCGCGGCGGCGAAGCGTTTAGGGCTGTCAATTGTGCGGGTCCCGGCGTACTCGCCGCACGCGGTGGCCGAGCACGCGGTGGCGCTGATCCTGGCGCTCAACCGCCGCCTGCACCGCGCCTACAACCGTACCCGCGAAGGGGATTTCAGCCTGCACGGCCTGACCGGTTTCGATTTGGTGGGCAAGACGGTCGGCGTGGTCGGCACCGGGCAGATCGGCGCAACCTTCGCGAAAATCATGAACGGTTTCGGTTGCCGGTTGCTGGCCTACGACCCCTACCCCAATCCGCAGGTCGAAGCCCTCGGCGCCCGCTACCTGAGCTTGCCGCAATTGCTGGCCGTGTCGCAGATCATCAGCCTGCACTGCCCGCTCAATGAGCAGAGCAAACACTTGATCAACCGTGAATCACTGGCGCACTTGCAGCCCGGCGCGATGTTGATCAACACTGGACGCGGCGGCCTGGTGGACACGCCGGCGCTGATTGATGCACTGAAGGACGGCCAATTGGGGTATCTGGGGCTGGATGTCTATGAAGAGGAAGCGCAGCTGTTCTTCGAGGACCGCTCCGACCTGCCGCTGCAGGACGATGTGCTGGCGCGGCTGCTGACCTTTCCGAACGTGATCATCACCGCGCACCAGGCCTTCCTGACCCGCGAAGCCCTGGACGCGATTGCCACGACCACCCTGCAGAACATCGCAGCCTGGGCCGCTGGCACGCCGCAGAATCAGGTCGAGGGCTGA
- a CDS encoding DUF2069 domain-containing protein, with translation MAKKPKILPSIEWLEPRVRAMRAISLLCFFGLVGLLCAYYLVFADLHGARPWVILLIELVPLLLLAPGMIIGSARGHSWMCFVVNLYFIKGALAAYDPNRQLFGLLEMGASLAVFCSALLYVRWRFQLNRKLAGEGEISAA, from the coding sequence GTGGCGAAAAAGCCGAAGATTCTGCCCTCGATCGAATGGCTCGAACCGCGGGTCCGGGCGATGCGCGCGATCAGCCTGCTGTGCTTTTTCGGGCTGGTGGGGCTGCTGTGCGCCTATTATCTGGTATTTGCCGACCTGCACGGCGCCCGGCCGTGGGTGATTTTGCTGATCGAACTGGTGCCCCTGCTATTGCTCGCACCGGGGATGATCATCGGCAGCGCACGCGGGCATTCGTGGATGTGTTTTGTGGTGAATCTGTATTTCATCAAGGGCGCACTGGCCGCGTATGACCCCAATCGGCAGCTGTTTGGCTTGCTGGAAATGGGCGCGAGCCTGGCGGTGTTTTGCTCGGCGCTGTTGTATGTGCGGTGGCGGTTTCAGTTGAATCGCAAGTTGGCGGGTGAAGGCGAGATCTCCGCCGCCTGA
- a CDS encoding TlpA disulfide reductase family protein codes for MTRRLAAALAIIGALMLGGCGNDYGIDQNGQKVAAERLDNQWVVLNYWAEWCGPCRTEIPELNTLADQLKDKKIGVFGVNFDNVQGEELKSASEKLGIKFTVLASDPADLFELPRSEALPVTYIIDNKGKVREQLMGEQTAAGVMAKLEALQAVK; via the coding sequence ATGACAAGACGACTGGCAGCAGCATTGGCGATCATCGGTGCGTTGATGCTGGGGGGCTGTGGCAACGACTATGGCATCGACCAGAACGGCCAGAAAGTCGCCGCCGAACGTCTGGACAACCAATGGGTGGTCCTCAACTACTGGGCTGAATGGTGCGGCCCGTGCCGTACCGAGATCCCGGAGTTGAATACGCTGGCGGATCAGTTGAAGGACAAGAAGATAGGTGTGTTCGGGGTCAATTTCGACAATGTGCAGGGGGAAGAGCTGAAAAGCGCCAGCGAGAAACTGGGAATCAAGTTCACCGTACTGGCGTCGGACCCGGCGGATCTTTTCGAGTTGCCGCGCAGCGAAGCGTTGCCGGTGACCTACATCATCGACAACAAAGGCAAGGTGCGCGAGCAATTGATGGGCGAGCAGACGGCGGCGGGGGTGATGGCCAAGCTTGAGGCGTTGCAAGCGGTAAAGTGA
- the arsC gene encoding arsenate reductase (glutaredoxin) (This arsenate reductase requires both glutathione and glutaredoxin to convert arsenate to arsenite, after which the efflux transporter formed by ArsA and ArsB can extrude the arsenite from the cell, providing resistance.) yields the protein MTDLTLYHNPRCSKSRGALELLEARGLTPTVVRYLETPLDAAQIQSLLTKLGISARQLLRTGEDEYKTLNLADSSLSEEQLIAAIAANPKLMERPILEVGDKAIIGRPPENVLELLP from the coding sequence ATGACCGATCTGACGCTTTATCACAACCCGCGCTGCTCGAAATCCCGCGGTGCGCTCGAACTGCTGGAAGCCCGTGGCCTGACCCCGACCGTGGTCCGCTACCTGGAAACGCCGCTGGACGCCGCGCAAATCCAGAGCCTGCTGACCAAACTCGGTATCAGCGCCCGGCAACTGCTGCGCACCGGCGAGGACGAATACAAGACTCTCAACCTGGCCGACAGCAGTTTGAGCGAGGAGCAATTGATCGCCGCCATCGCCGCCAACCCGAAACTCATGGAGCGACCGATTCTGGAAGTCGGCGACAAAGCCATCATCGGCCGTCCGCCGGAGAATGTGCTGGAGTTGCTGCCGTGA
- a CDS encoding DNA-3-methyladenine glycosylase I has translation MRDYKWLHEYCLNRFGSAAELEAHLPVPKTPAQLRKISDDRYLSTMALRVFRAGLKHSLVDAKWPSFEEVFFKFDPEKVVLMSAEHLERLIQDARIIRHLGKLKSVPRNAQFVLDVAHEKGSFGALIADWPVTDIVGLWTYLKKRGHQLGGLSAPRFLRMVGKDTFVPSYDVVAGLNAQKIVDKVPTSQRDLALVQDVFNQWHEQSGGRPMSQISMMLAYTVNH, from the coding sequence ATGCGCGATTACAAGTGGCTGCACGAATACTGTCTGAATCGCTTCGGTTCAGCAGCTGAACTGGAAGCCCATCTGCCCGTTCCCAAGACCCCGGCGCAACTGCGCAAGATCAGCGACGATCGTTATCTCTCGACCATGGCCCTGCGCGTGTTTCGCGCCGGCCTCAAACACAGCCTTGTGGACGCCAAGTGGCCGTCGTTCGAAGAAGTGTTCTTCAAGTTCGACCCGGAAAAGGTGGTGCTGATGAGCGCCGAACACCTTGAGCGCCTGATACAGGACGCGCGGATCATCCGACACCTGGGCAAGCTCAAGAGCGTGCCGCGCAATGCGCAGTTCGTACTGGACGTGGCGCATGAGAAGGGCAGCTTCGGCGCATTGATCGCCGATTGGCCGGTGACGGACATCGTCGGGCTGTGGACGTACCTGAAAAAGCGCGGCCATCAATTGGGCGGGTTGTCGGCGCCGCGTTTCTTGCGCATGGTCGGCAAGGATACGTTTGTGCCGAGCTATGACGTGGTGGCGGGGCTGAACGCGCAGAAGATCGTCGACAAGGTGCCGACCAGCCAGCGGGACCTGGCGTTGGTGCAGGATGTGTTCAACCAGTGGCATGAACAGAGTGGCGGCCGGCCGATGAGCCAGATTTCGATGATGCTGGCGTACACCGTCAATCATTAA
- a CDS encoding META domain-containing protein, which produces MKRLALTALVGASLLGCAAEPVKLQQNRSYILEWIGERPLMDYSHLTITLGEDGRAYGNGGCNHWFAPYTLEGDKLSFGKIGSTRKMCAPAVMEQEKRFMQALENVQRWDVSPIEQMRFWPAEGKPLRWWLEEG; this is translated from the coding sequence ATGAAACGCCTCGCCCTGACCGCCCTGGTTGGTGCCAGCCTGCTGGGCTGCGCCGCCGAGCCGGTGAAATTGCAACAAAACCGCAGCTACATCCTGGAATGGATCGGCGAACGTCCACTGATGGATTACAGCCACCTGACCATCACCCTCGGTGAAGACGGTCGGGCTTACGGCAATGGCGGCTGCAACCACTGGTTTGCACCGTACACGCTCGAAGGTGACAAGCTGAGCTTCGGCAAAATCGGCAGCACCCGTAAAATGTGCGCACCCGCCGTGATGGAGCAGGAAAAGCGCTTCATGCAGGCCCTGGAAAATGTGCAGCGCTGGGATGTTTCGCCGATCGAACAGATGCGCTTCTGGCCGGCCGAAGGCAAGCCGTTGCGTTGGTGGCTTGAAGAGGGTTGA